Proteins encoded within one genomic window of Novosphingobium sp. 9U:
- the otsA gene encoding alpha,alpha-trehalose-phosphate synthase (UDP-forming), with amino-acid sequence MSRLIVVSNRVSVPQAMGAAGAQGGLAVALSAALREHRGIWFGWSGKETETFTGHLDMQRNQDVTTATIDLEPQDIEEYYNGYANRTLWPLFHYRIDLTEYDRNFDEGYERVNLRFADSVLPLIEPDDLVWVHDYHLLPLGSMLREKGVTNRMGLFLHIPWPPTRLFVSLPNHEQLVASMLRYDLIGFQTDEWLDSFTHYLKKELGLKVSPDGVIEYEGRRIVARAFPIGIDYDEFVASAGTDLAQGAYRRLKDSLGEGRKMLIGVDRLDYSKGLGERFDSFDRFLTDNPEMAKDVVLLQIAPPSRGEVASYQLIRHDLERKAGHINGAHADVAWVPIRYVNRGYPRAELAGFYRAADIGLVTPLRDGMNLVAKEYVAAQDPEDPGVLILSRFAGAAPQMEEAVLVNPHSTEEVSDAIKQALHMPLAERRRRHERLLESVRDEDVVRWRENFVTALRGDPQADAALDAPPVLSAVPSRNSH; translated from the coding sequence ATGAGCAGGCTTATCGTTGTGTCGAACCGGGTTTCGGTTCCACAGGCCATGGGTGCCGCCGGCGCCCAGGGCGGCCTTGCCGTCGCGCTCAGCGCTGCGCTTCGCGAACATCGCGGCATCTGGTTCGGCTGGTCGGGCAAGGAGACCGAGACCTTCACCGGCCACCTCGACATGCAGCGCAACCAGGACGTCACCACTGCGACGATCGACCTGGAGCCGCAAGACATCGAGGAATACTACAACGGCTACGCCAACCGCACGCTATGGCCGCTGTTCCACTACCGCATCGACCTGACCGAGTACGACCGCAACTTCGACGAGGGCTATGAGCGGGTCAACTTGCGCTTTGCCGATTCGGTGCTGCCGCTGATAGAGCCCGACGACCTCGTCTGGGTTCATGACTACCACCTGCTCCCGCTCGGATCGATGCTGCGCGAGAAGGGCGTGACCAATCGCATGGGGCTGTTCCTGCACATCCCCTGGCCGCCGACGCGGCTGTTCGTCTCGCTGCCCAACCACGAGCAGTTGGTTGCCTCGATGCTGCGCTACGATCTGATCGGCTTCCAGACCGACGAGTGGCTCGACAGCTTCACCCACTATCTCAAGAAAGAGTTGGGCCTGAAGGTCAGCCCCGATGGGGTGATCGAATACGAGGGCCGGCGGATCGTCGCGCGCGCGTTCCCGATCGGCATCGACTACGACGAATTCGTCGCCTCTGCCGGCACGGACCTGGCGCAAGGTGCCTATCGTCGCCTCAAGGACAGCCTGGGCGAAGGACGCAAGATGCTGATCGGCGTCGACCGGCTCGACTATTCCAAGGGCCTGGGCGAGCGGTTCGACAGCTTCGACCGTTTCCTCACCGACAATCCCGAGATGGCGAAGGACGTCGTGCTCTTGCAGATCGCCCCGCCCTCGCGCGGGGAAGTCGCCAGCTACCAGCTGATCCGCCACGACCTGGAGCGCAAGGCCGGCCACATCAACGGCGCCCATGCCGATGTCGCCTGGGTGCCGATCCGCTACGTCAACCGCGGCTATCCCCGCGCTGAACTGGCCGGATTCTACCGCGCGGCGGACATCGGCCTTGTCACCCCCTTGCGCGACGGCATGAACCTGGTCGCCAAGGAATATGTCGCGGCACAGGATCCGGAGGATCCCGGCGTGCTCATCCTGTCGCGCTTTGCTGGCGCCGCGCCGCAGATGGAAGAGGCAGTGCTGGTCAATCCGCACAGCACCGAGGAAGTGAGCGACGCGATCAAGCAGGCGCTGCACATGCCGCTTGCCGAACGGCGCCGCCGGCACGAGCGCCTGCTCGAGTCGGTCCGCGACGAAGACGTGGTGCGTTGGCGCGAGAATTTCGTGACCGCCCTGCGCGGCGATCCGCAGGCGGATGCGGCACTCGACGCACCGCCGGTGCTATCTGCCGTGCCTTCACGAAATTCGCACTGA
- a CDS encoding sulfite exporter TauE/SafE family protein, whose translation MTELYYSLAGALVGFLVGMTGVGGGSLMAPILVLGFGFAPSLAVGTDLWFATFTKVVGGLVHRRFGSPDWTVIGRLAMGSVPAAVLTLLYLGFAEGGKLNSDLLMKLLGAMLVITAVLVPIKHIIHAPVTRMRALLGERLGVTQLAVTIAAGAVVGCLVTLTSIGAGALVAVVLMFLYPLRLNAKSLVGTDIVHAIPLALIAAIGHSWLGNVNWELLGMLLIGSIPGVIAGSLAAGKIGETWVRLALAAMLAFSGVKMLTA comes from the coding sequence ATGACCGAGCTTTATTACTCGCTGGCCGGCGCCCTCGTCGGGTTCCTGGTCGGCATGACAGGGGTCGGCGGCGGGTCGCTGATGGCGCCGATCCTGGTGCTCGGGTTCGGCTTTGCCCCGTCCCTGGCCGTGGGCACCGACTTGTGGTTCGCCACCTTCACCAAGGTCGTAGGCGGTCTGGTCCACCGGCGTTTCGGCTCGCCCGACTGGACCGTGATCGGCCGTCTGGCGATGGGCAGCGTGCCTGCCGCGGTCCTGACGCTGCTCTACTTGGGCTTTGCCGAAGGCGGAAAGCTGAATTCCGACCTGCTGATGAAGCTGCTGGGCGCCATGCTCGTGATCACCGCGGTGCTGGTGCCGATCAAGCACATCATCCACGCCCCCGTCACCCGGATGCGCGCGCTGCTCGGCGAGCGGCTGGGCGTGACGCAGCTGGCGGTGACCATTGCGGCCGGGGCAGTCGTCGGCTGCCTGGTGACGCTGACCTCGATCGGCGCGGGCGCGCTGGTCGCCGTGGTGCTGATGTTCCTCTATCCGCTGCGGCTCAATGCCAAGTCGCTCGTCGGCACCGATATCGTCCATGCCATTCCGCTCGCGCTCATCGCGGCGATCGGTCATTCGTGGCTCGGCAACGTCAACTGGGAGCTGCTGGGCATGCTGCTGATCGGCTCGATCCCGGGCGTGATCGCCGGATCGCTGGCAGCAGGCAAGATCGGCGAGACCTGGGTGCGGCTGGCGCTCGCGGCGATGCTGGCCTTCTCTGGCGTGAAGATGCTGACCGCCTGA
- the galE gene encoding UDP-glucose 4-epimerase GalE: MQRPPVLVTGGAGYIGSHAVLALVDRGWPVCVIDNLVTGFRFAVPEGVPFYEGDIDDAALLARIFAEQEIGAIMHFAGSVVVPESVENPLKYYGNNTAKTRALIEAAVTAGVPHFIFSSTAATYGIPEVSPVTEDSPKQPINPYGMSKLMTEFMLADTARAHPMNYCALRYFNVAGADPQARTGQSTAGATHLIKVAVEAALGKRESVGVFGTDFDTPDGTGVRDYIHVSDLAEAHVLALEALVAEATRSLTMNCGYGRGFSVLEVLDAVDRVTNRTIDRRLQGRRAGDPDALISDNSRIKSTLPWVPKYAELDTIVSHALAWERKLGEIRGES; this comes from the coding sequence ATGCAAAGACCTCCCGTTCTCGTGACCGGCGGCGCCGGCTATATCGGCAGTCATGCAGTGCTCGCGCTGGTCGACCGCGGCTGGCCGGTCTGCGTGATTGACAACCTGGTCACCGGATTCCGCTTCGCCGTACCCGAGGGCGTGCCCTTTTACGAAGGCGACATCGACGACGCCGCGCTGCTCGCCCGCATCTTCGCCGAGCAGGAGATTGGCGCGATCATGCACTTCGCTGGTTCGGTGGTGGTGCCCGAGTCGGTCGAGAACCCGCTCAAGTACTACGGCAACAACACCGCCAAGACCCGCGCGCTGATCGAGGCGGCGGTGACGGCCGGCGTGCCGCACTTCATCTTCAGCTCGACCGCGGCGACTTACGGCATCCCCGAGGTCTCGCCGGTGACCGAGGACAGCCCCAAGCAGCCGATCAACCCCTATGGCATGTCCAAGCTGATGACCGAGTTCATGCTGGCCGACACCGCCCGGGCGCACCCGATGAACTACTGCGCGCTGCGTTACTTCAACGTCGCCGGTGCCGACCCGCAAGCGCGCACCGGCCAGTCGACCGCCGGCGCGACCCACTTGATCAAGGTCGCGGTTGAGGCGGCGCTGGGCAAGCGCGAGAGCGTCGGCGTGTTCGGCACCGACTTCGACACGCCCGACGGCACCGGCGTGCGCGACTACATCCACGTCTCGGACTTGGCCGAAGCCCACGTCCTGGCGCTCGAGGCTTTGGTGGCCGAAGCCACTCGCTCGCTGACCATGAACTGCGGGTACGGTCGGGGCTTCTCGGTGCTCGAAGTGCTCGATGCGGTCGATCGCGTCACCAACCGCACCATCGATCGCCGCCTGCAGGGCCGCCGCGCCGGCGACCCGGATGCGCTGATCAGCGACAACAGCCGGATCAAGAGCACGCTACCCTGGGTGCCTAAGTATGCCGAGCTCGACACCATCGTGAGCCATGCGCTCGCCTGGGAGCGCAAGCTGGGCGAGATTCGCGGCGAGAGCTGA
- a CDS encoding thymidine kinase gives MAKLYFYYASMNAGKSTTLLQADFNYRERGMATMLWTAAIDGRGEHHAIESRIGLGADARRFDAATDLWEAVTASHAQAPLSCVLIDEAQFLIPEQVWQCARLADFAGIPVLCFGLRTDFRGDLFPGSGALLGVADKLVELNAFCHCGRKATMNLRVDAGGEPIHDGAQTLIGGNERYVPLCRRHFCEAMHGWA, from the coding sequence ATGGCCAAGCTCTACTTCTACTACGCCAGCATGAACGCGGGCAAATCGACCACGCTGCTGCAGGCCGACTTCAACTATCGCGAGCGCGGCATGGCGACGATGCTGTGGACTGCAGCGATCGACGGGCGTGGCGAGCACCATGCGATCGAGAGCCGCATCGGCCTTGGCGCCGATGCCCGGCGCTTCGACGCAGCGACCGACTTGTGGGAGGCCGTGACCGCCTCCCACGCGCAGGCACCGCTCTCGTGCGTGCTGATCGATGAAGCCCAGTTCCTGATTCCAGAGCAAGTGTGGCAATGCGCTCGGCTCGCCGACTTCGCCGGAATACCGGTGCTGTGCTTTGGCCTGCGGACCGACTTTCGCGGCGACTTGTTCCCCGGCTCAGGCGCGCTGCTGGGCGTGGCCGACAAGCTGGTGGAGCTAAACGCCTTCTGCCACTGCGGTCGCAAGGCGACCATGAACTTGCGCGTCGACGCCGGAGGCGAGCCGATCCACGACGGCGCACAAACGCTGATTGGCGGCAACGAGCGCTACGTCCCGCTATGCCGCCGGCACTTCTGCGAAGCGATGCACGGCTGGGCTTAG
- a CDS encoding proteasome-type protease, with protein MTYCVGMLLDRGLVLMSDTRTNSGVDNISVFRKMFHWSIPGERIITVMTAGNLATTQSVISKLEERNKAPAERHNSLLEAPTMFQVATIVGDLLRETINGRAANNGQSAAGTFGASMIVSGQIKGQEPRLFLIYPEGNFIEASYDTPFFQIGETKYGRPILLRGYERDMTFESAVKLLMVSFDSTLKANLSVGLPLDLLVIERDCFEPLHERRIDGNDPYFKSISTGWGEALKRAFLSLPNYEIDEPLHLAAE; from the coding sequence ATGACGTATTGCGTGGGCATGTTGCTGGATCGTGGGCTCGTGCTGATGAGCGACACCCGCACCAATTCGGGCGTCGACAACATCTCGGTGTTCCGCAAGATGTTCCACTGGTCGATCCCGGGTGAGCGGATCATCACGGTGATGACGGCAGGCAACCTCGCGACGACCCAATCGGTCATCAGCAAACTGGAAGAGCGTAACAAGGCACCGGCCGAGCGGCACAACTCGCTGCTGGAAGCGCCGACGATGTTCCAGGTGGCGACGATCGTGGGCGACCTGCTGCGTGAGACGATCAACGGTCGCGCCGCCAACAATGGCCAGAGCGCAGCGGGCACGTTCGGCGCCTCGATGATCGTCTCGGGCCAGATCAAGGGGCAGGAGCCGCGGCTGTTCCTGATCTATCCCGAAGGCAACTTCATCGAGGCGAGCTACGACACGCCGTTCTTCCAGATCGGCGAGACCAAGTACGGCCGCCCGATCCTGCTGCGCGGCTACGAGCGGGACATGACCTTCGAAAGCGCGGTGAAGCTGCTGATGGTCAGCTTCGATTCCACGCTGAAGGCGAACCTGTCCGTCGGCCTGCCGCTCGACCTGCTGGTGATCGAGCGCGACTGCTTCGAACCGCTGCACGAGCGCCGCATCGACGGGAACGATCCCTACTTCAAGTCGATCAGCACCGGCTGGGGCGAGGCGCTGAAGCGGGCGTTCCTGTCGCTGCCCAATTATGAGATCGACGAGCCGCTGCACCTCGCGGCGGAGTGA